Below is a genomic region from Trichomycterus rosablanca isolate fTriRos1 chromosome 15, fTriRos1.hap1, whole genome shotgun sequence.
ACATTTATGGTTaaatagcctagtggttaatgtactggaaatatatatatttttgggaATAAAAATGTCtcataatatacaatatacacaattCCAAAAACCCACTTGTTACTGGTAGAAACATCACATGATCACAATGGATTGTGGGTAATAGTCTGTACAAAACTGGTCAGATTTGGACTTGCAAAAAAGGGAATTATGTACCACTCAACCCAGGACCTCTACTGTTTGATGTCTTTTTAGGTCTGTTCTGACTATTCAACAAGGTCCATTGGAACGTTCCAGGATGAGAATCATACAGAAGAGACATTTTTTTCAGTCAGCCCTCTAAACATCTTGTGGTtatgtatactatatatactgagcacttaagctgacttgtacttacttactaacactcttatttcttttttatttctattaaaaaaaactttggttctatcagggtttcagcagatttgtgttcttggactgttgtttacttaaactagagtaatgaaatgtttactatgaaagcacttctgtaagtcgctctggataagagcgtctgctaaatgccgaaaatgtaaatggaaatgTAGAATGGAAATGGAAATGTTCTGACCTTGAGACCTCACTAACATCTGTAATTTCCCAGTGAAGATCCTTTGAGATTCTCTGGCCACTTGTGTAATCCTCCTCATGTTCTCCTCCAGGCAGAATCTCAACATCTCCAGTAGCTTTAAACTTCTTCATTACAGGGCAGATAGTGAACAGCAGGCTAATGCATCAATCTAATGCAGGGTTTTCTAAAGCAGTCCTCAAGGACCCTTACTTCGTTTCACAGCTTCTAACTCACCTGTACCAGATTAATGTGGATGGTACCAGTAACCTGAAGGACTCTCCAATATTATCCAGCAGCACTTCAGGATGTGTTTGAGAGTGTTGATCTTGTACAGGAAGTGATGTCATGACAAATTACAGATTAAAGCATAAAGAAGCTGAACAAAGTGTCACCATGTAGAATCCCACTGTGAAGATGATAGATGGTGTTTATCTCCACTGCTCTTCATCTTCAACTTATCATCCAATATGTGTTTCTGAGGCTGTAGAAGAGATCAGACATGATCAGATGTTTCAGTCAACAATCAGACTCGACACAATCAGAACCagtaaaaacaccagcacacacaaacacaccacctgGAACAATGATAGAACATTTACATAATTCGTTGTTCACTGAAGAACCCTGATACAGATGAAGTTCTGCTAATAAGCAGTTCTGATTCCACAATAAGATAGACATaccactgcatgtgtgtgtaatgtgtgcatgtgtgtgtagtgtgtgcatgtgcgtgtaatgtgtacatgtgtatgtaatgtgtgcatgtgtgtgtaatgtttgcatgtgtgtgtgtgtttaggtgtgacTGTATAAATCAACAGTAACTCACTGTAGCTCTTCCAGGTTACATTGTGGATCCTCCTGTAGATCTTTGAGCAGTTTTACTCCAGATTCTCCTGGATCATTGTCGCTCAGTTGCAGTTTTCTCAGacgtgatgatggatttgatttcagaactgaagccagagcagtaaaaccttcatctgtaataCTGCAGCAATTTAACCTGCAGAggaaaatcatttaataaaaatcataaatcatcttctcccacctcctcctccatctccattcaGATCCACAATCAGACATCACTGAGAAATCTTCAACATGTAaaactattctattatattaataatgacatgttttattttgtgtggGGAAAATTAGTAAAATAtcaaactcatacacacatcaataacagtttctgtatgaatgatcttctgtatctacagtgtgaaagtgaagatcttactccagtatctccagtttacagtgtggattctccagtccagcagagagcagcttcactcctgaatccttcagttcattcttactcaggttcagatgtttcagactggaggagtttaaactgagaactgatgacagaacttcacaactttcctctgttagatcaCAATTCCACAACCTGCAGAGAAATAATAGATcagtattttctttttattcattacaaacacaaaactgcagttTCAGCTCTGTATAATGTTTAAAATGCTCACTCTATACTGTAGAGTCTAATATGGAGAAACACTTTAAATtgtttcatatatttatttgtcatttgtttatttaatatatctTAAACTTTCCACTGTTCACTGTATTTCACACAACcaaatatatatgtaatattgtataattaattaaaagaaaaatgtctgTGTCCACTAACCGTGGCTCTGTGTTTGTGCATGAATtataacaaaataattttatttctgaaaagaaaagaaaacaaagtaaaagaaaaaagaaacatgtaTGGTGACTCTAAAGAGTTCTAAACTACATCCACTAAATTCATTTTCtggtttaaattatgtttttaattacaaCAGATCTtttgtatctacagtgtgaaagtaaAGATCTTActctagtatctccagtttacagtgtggattctccagtccagcagagagcagcttcactcctgaatccttcagtttattgttacccaggttcagatgtttcagactggaggagtttaaactgacaactgaggacagaacgtcacaactttcctctgttaaATTACAACCAgtcaacctggagagaaataatcagatcagacTACATTGCAGATAAAAGTGAAAGcagttgaactgatgaaccaaTAGCAGGACTGCTCTACTGTACTGATTTACAAAGGGATGGAGCTTCACAGTTCTACACTGTCAAAAATAGTGGAAGCGCTAAATatagccgtgtgtgtgtgtgtgtgtgtgtgtgtgtgtgtgtgtgtgtgtgtgtgtgtgtgtgtgtgtgtgtgtgtgtgtgtgtgtgtgtcaccagGGTGTGTTCCTAATTTCTTGGAAATGTTTTTGGGTAGCACTGGATCCACCGTGGTCCTAACCAGTATTAAATGGTCCAATCATTTTATCTAAATGTACATTCCATAATTACTTACTATTTTACTCTGTAAAGGTTtcactctcactgctgtatTTCTGCACAGCACGACTGGGAACTGATTATTATCAGGAAGCTCTACGTAGAAACTGCTGTCACTAACATTCAGGGTTAGAGGTACAAATACTTCTGCTCCTGCTTTCAGGTGAAATTCTACATTCTGTATAAAACTAGTGCACGAGTCTAAACATGTAATTTACACGTCATGTTTATGTAAACTGAGTTCTGTTTATTCCACGTCTGATTCATGATACTGTCGTACAGCAAAATTATCTGATTATTATTAGAGTGTTTATCAAAATAAAATTCATTCTCCTGAAaacatgattacacatcagtcaCATCAATTTACTCCATGCTAAcatcctcagatctcagcaaaagtaaactagtgtactttacctctgcaccacctgagcgccctgttCATGCTAACCCGAGtgtctttatttattgatttattccccccccccccccccctttttctcccactttagcacatTCAATTACTGCCCATCATTCATCCTCTCACCAATGCTGGTCTCTGCTCCTGTACACTTGATGAGCGCAATGCAGCAGAGCTCTGTCCACGAAAGCCACACCCTCCACCACCCTCCTTTCCCATCTTTGCTcaggtgccaccaaccagccagcagaggtcgtaattgcaccttATCTGAAAAAacggccaatcattgttcaagtagccgctcatcctcagctggcaggcagagccaagatttgatacaatgtaggTTTCAGGCTCTGAgagtctttatttaaaaagattgTCTATTATGCATTTCTCATGCATGAACTTCACCATTTAGTCCTGATGTTTTTTGGAGCTCTGTGGTTGATGATTTCCACCATTTAACATCAGATTTTTACTCAGTAAAATTAGTAAAGTGCAAGTTAGTAGGTGGTGCAGAAATAATTagcattaatatttacattattatttacattgttatttcaGTTAGTAAATTAGATGATAATTTCAGACACGTTTTGAGATCAGACTGCAGCACTGTAGTTTTGCACCTTCTCAGCTTCGTACATCTAActattagtgtttgtgtgatgaacttatgaatcaaatgtttataaataaatgactcaCTCAGCTTTTCTTGATTCTCTCACCACTGGCAGCATCTTCAAAAGACCTTCATGTGATGGATAATATTTACTCAAATCAAACTTATCCAGCTCCTGATCTGAGTTCAGCAACACAAAGACCAGAGCCGACCACTGAGCAGGAGAGAGACGGAGTCCATCCTGATTAACATAAACTCTTCTGTTTAGGTATTTTTGGACTTCCTGCACTAGAGAATCATCattcagttcattcagacagtggaacagattgatggatttctCAGGAGAGGGATTTTCACTGATCTTCTCCTTGATGTACCTGACCGTATCCTCTTTGTTGTAAGAgctacttcctgtttgtggcagtaGGCCTCGTAAGAGCATCTGATTGGACTCTAGTGAGAGACCCAGGAGGAAGCGGAGGAAAAGATCCAGGTGTCCATTTTTACTCTGTAAGGCCTTGTCCACTGCACTTTTCAGAAAGTCAGACATGTTTGTATAGTTTCTAAAGATGTTAAAGAATCCAGTGTTTTGCATCACTtgcacatttctgtttttgttgttgatggtgagaaatacatataaagcagccagaaactcctgaacactcaggtgcacaaagctgaagacCTGACCCAGGTGCAGCCCAGCCTCTTTTTTGAAGATTTGGGTGCAGATTCCTGAGTACACTGATGTGTTTTTGACATCAATGCCACACTCTGTCAGGTCTTCTTCATAAaagatcaggtttcctttcTTCAGCTGTTGGAAGGCCAGTTTCCCCAGTGCCAGTATCGTCGCTCTGGTCTGGTGTGGATCAGGATCAGATTTCCCATGGTACTTTTGTTCCTTGTGTTTTATCTGAAAGATCagaaagtaagtgaacatttgagtcagagttttggggatCTCTTTCCCCTCAGCTCCATCCAGAATTCTCTCTAGAACAGAGGCTGAGATCCAACAGAAGactggaatgtgacacatgatgtagaggcttcttGATGACTTTATGTGACTGATGATTTTACTAGCCAGGTTCTCATCACTGATCCTCTTCCTGAAGTACTTCTCTTTCTGAGGGTCACTGATCCCCCGTACCTCTGTTACCTGGGCTACACACTGAGAagggatctgattggctgctcctGGTCGAGTGGTGATCCAGAGGTGAGCAGAGGGAAGCAGGTTCCCCTTGATGAGGTTTGTCAGCAGCACATCCATTTTTACTGACTTTGTTATGTTACACAATCgctcattattttgaaaatctagaggaagtcgacactcatccagaccatcaaagATGAACAAAACTTTATAAGTATCACAGTTTAATGATGGTAGGTCTTTTACTTCTGGGAAAAACTGATGAAGAAGTTCCATCAGACTGAGGTTTTTCTGCTTCATCAAGttcagctctctaaaaggaagTGGAAATATGAAGATGACGTCCTGATTTGCTTTTCCTTCAGCCCAGTCCATAATGAACTTCTGCACTGagactgtttttccaattccagcgattcctttagtcagcacagttctgatggACGTGTCTTTAAAGAGGTCGCTGCATTTGATGGGTTTCTCCTGTGTTGCTggtctcctggatgctgcttcaaTCTGTCTGATTTCATGTTCATTATTGACGTCTCCACTCCAACCCTCTGTGATGTAGAGCTCTGTGTAGATCTCATTCAGAAGTGCTGAGCTTCCATGCTGGGAGATTCCTTCGTTAATTCTTTTAAATTTCTCTCTCAGGTTTGATTTGAGTTTTTTCTGATGTACAGAGACTAATAGttctaataaaaagaaaatatgaataaatattttactgCATGATCACAGtatatcattttaatattttaataaatagtaGGTTCATTACtaaattgttttcttttatatgtatatatatatatatatatatgtatatatatatatatatatatatatatataaacctttGTTTATAATTGGCTTATTTGTAGAGATGTAGTGACCAATATCATGGTTAGAATTCTCATCAATATCAAGTACATGGTGCttataaaatgttatataaTAGAATGTAATGACCAATCAAAAACCTAGATGATTCTAAAACCAATATGATTATGGAAGAAATTTAATCTGATGTTAAAGAAGTTAATAATTAAACTATTTAGGTCTCTTACTACTCTGCAGGGTGTTAGCGAGGTCTGTCTGGTTCATGATCTTCAGAACATTCAGTGTGATCTTTAGCGCCCCCTCTCTGAAACTATTCAGATCTTCTACATCCTTCACCTCCTGCTCAGAGCAAGCTGGGTAATCTTCATTCAGGAGCTTTTTAAACGTGTTTAGCTCATTCTTTACTATGTTGATGACTTTGAGCTCCAGTTCCTGTTGATGTATTTAGAGGAAGAGTGTGATCATATATTTTATTGAAAGTTGTTATTGTGATACCTGTGAGCTAAATGAAGCAAAGTATAACTTGTGTGTCTgtcacattgtttaatttttttctaaattttAAGTAATTAAGAAAACCGTAATTGTGCATTAAATGTGCAtatatttaaaacttttatttcACCTCTGCCCAAACCAGTTGCAACCATGAAAATGTTAAAGGTTGTATGTTTAATACCCCTAATGAGTCCCAGTAACCCAAAAATAAAGAACATTCAGGTCCGTAGGAAGCAGAACAATATCTAGAATCAACATAAGAAAAAATCAACAAACAATCCCTCACAGTTTTCATTTAACCAATGGCAAACTacatttgcattattattattacacacatacagtagtgttcaaaaaatagcagtgattttaaaaaagtgaataaaaatcacaaaatcattatgataacttttatttccataaatgcaaatgcactgaaaatactacactttcaactctaaatcaaaacattagcAAAATTTaaccagtttgtgttaatcctttacagaaaattaagaaaaattaatattagtctgttaaaaaaaatagcagtgccagctttttccattaaaaacttaaaacatgtatgtataaattgaaaaaatgtttaaggtttcactttactttaaattactgaactattatttagtggcataacaattgttttcgaaatctgtgttgcatggagtcgaccaacttccggcacctctgaacaggtattccagtccaggatgattagactacattccacagctCTTCTGAAATTTTGGGTTTTACCtcaaaaaaatgtatttcagATATTAGCCCAcgagttctctctgggatttaAGTCAGGgcattgggctggtcactctattacctcaatcttgtttgtctgtaaccaagatgttttgggtcattgtcatgttgaaacacccattttatgaaaaacatccccatatcatcattttgtaccaccatgctttactgtctttacagtgtactgtggcttgaatttagttctcaggggtcgtctgacatactgtctacagccactagacccaaaaagaaaaattttgctttcaccagttcacaaaatgttgagccatttctcttcgGACCCGTCAAGGTGTtctttggcaaatttgaacccattcaggatacatctttttcttaacaacgggactttgcaaggagttcttgctggtaaattggcttcacttaatcatcttctgtactcactggtaactccaGATGtttcttgatctttctggaggtgattattgcctgagcctttgccattttggctattctttgatccaatccttctgcgtctttcaggttttggttgtcacttcaagtcatgtgagatcattttagctgagcagcctagaatttgttgcacttctctgtatgttttttttcctctactattaactttttaatcaaagtacactgttcatcagaacaatgtctggaacaacccattttatttagtatttcagaaggaaatgcgctatgaccaacctgtgcaacatttgccaccctcctaccttaaataagggccaaaattgacacccgttcttctgcagaatatATAACTTCACCAATTTAACTTCGccctgctattattttgaacaagcccctttcaatcaatgcttcgattactcagaatgagcagcatgcatgtcctaattgttgaatttgttttgttttcattactctactacactttcaggtaaattatttgctaatggtgttggactgcttttttaacaccactgtacaaaCAAACCTTAAATATGGATTCCAGCTGATCTCTGTAAGTaacatttaatttcttcttttgtggtctgtaaataaaaaaaaacaaaaaataatttttaaataatttgacCAGTTGAGTGAGTTTAATCAGAAGTAAAAACAGTAGAACATGAGATaatactgacctcagatcagtagaacatCCTCCATCTTTAAAGTTAGATGAAGGATCCATTGACTCGTCGctcttcatggagacacagctgggttcaggtgaatcTGGTCTCGTACCCTCCGTCACACTGGGGTACAGGTAAACCCAAAcataaaataactaataaatgtTAAGATCTAAAATGTGATTCTTTCAACCTTATTAAAGCTAGAAACTTTATGGCagatttaaacaaaaataatttaataatttttaaaaaccaaaaccaaaaaaAGAGATTTTAATGAAAAGCTGTTTTGGTATTTGTAGTTTTAGTACACACCTCTCAAGTACACAGTAACCATGACAACTACATCCCATAAAAGTTTTAATTTAACACAGATGCTAATTGAGGggtaataaaattaacaattaGCAGTTCAACACTTAGTAGTATCACTGTGTCAAAAAAGCACAAAGAGCAGAAGGGCACACCACCAAGAACATGACAGCGTTTTAAATGTCTGCAAACTTATCAACTCTTGACAGTGCTTTTATAACACCAGTGTGCTAATAACACAACCACGACTAATATGATttaacccttggattattttatgttaaatcagaccacaccaatgggatactcgtacaTTGAtacgtatggaagggcgaggtggtggtgttgctgcagtctatagggatgatattaaaataaccgctttatcttttcctgctgctcttttttttgaacacctgactttcaagttgtcagggcctactcctctggtcactgctgtggtTTATCGTCCACCAAAGTCAAATCCTTCTTTTCTCTCTGACTtttctgatcatttgacaatcatcatggacattgaggtcactaagcccatcactagagctaaacgtaaaatatccttcaggaatcttaaatatatctctccctctgctctctcagattctcttgttaaaaatatgtctgtctgtcctgtactgtctagtaattcatctgaccttgtggATTACTACAATGACATACTctcctcatgtcttgatgagctggctccatTGAGAACCAAatgtgtttcatttagtcattctgcaccatggtacacaattgagcttcaccaaatgaaatcccgtaaacgtcagcttgaaagactttataagaaaaccggtctaacagtacattatcagatttattctgattatcttcaacaatacaaagacgctcttatgacagcccgatccacttactattccgaactcttacatgctggatcaacaaatcctaagactctcttttccacaataaataaacttctcaaaccagttgacaacactaccaattcctttacagttgacaagtgcaACTCTTACCTTTCGTTTTTTTCACAATATTCTAACAGtctcccctgtcatctctgtttctccgcctgtctcacctcaatttattacccagcctctgtctcagttctcacctgtgtctcatttggagcTATCTAAGATCttgacagggatgcgaagctccacttgtgttttggatcctgctccatcaaaacttgttaagggttgttttccagttatccaGTTTtccacttatcacagagataatcaactcctctcttagttctggctcagtccctcaaacactcaaattggctgctgttactcccatacttaaaaaacctggacttgactctaacatcaTGAGTAATTTTcagcccatttccaatcttccatttctgtcaaAAAAACTGGAaagtgttgttgcctcacagctcaaagatcaccttaattccaataatctatttgaataatttcagtctggtttctgcccccagcacagcactgagtcagctcTCCTCAAAGTTAcgaatgaccttcttctttcctcagactctggacaaattaatattctcatCCTCCtggatcttactgcagcttttgacaccattaatcactccattcttctgtcccaccttgaatcctctgtcaacatcaccgGTACTGCCCTTTCGTGGCTAAGGTCATATCTtgcaaacagacaacagtttgttaatatcaacaattgtagttctgccattgctccactgtcccaaggcatTTCCCAAGGCTCAGTgctaggtccccttttgtttattctttatatgctcccccttggtgacatcatacgtcggcatggtttacatttccactgctatgctgatgatgttcagctttacatctcctccaaatccattaatactgtgcttcactccactctgacaaattgcatcactgaaatgaaattatgGATCAAAGCCAacttcctcaaattaaactgtgaaaaatctgatatgatcatcgtaggtcctacatccCTTGCAAAAACCACaacaattttttaaattaccattgataatgacactttgtctccgtcttctaacatccgaaatcttggtgtaatttttgatagcaatcTCTCTTTTGAACACCATGTAAAACaaatcaccaaaactgctttctttcatttaaaaaacatagcacgtctacgtccatcactctccttttctgccgccgaaaccttgattcatgcttttattacatccagaattgattattgcaatagcatcctttatggtacatctaacaaaatcctaaaaaaacttcagtatattcagaattcagctgctcgcctccttactcatacttgCTCTCGtgaacatattacacctgttctacaaaaacttcattggcttcccattgttcaacgcattcaatt
It encodes:
- the LOC134328716 gene encoding NLR family CARD domain-containing protein 3-like isoform X1 → MEGARPDSPEPSCVTMKSDQSMVLPLNFKDGGCSTDLSVTEGTRPDSPEPSCVSMKSDESMDPSSNFKDGGCSTDLRPQKKKLNVTYRDQLESIFKELELKVINIVKNELNTFKKLLNEDYPACSEQEVKDVEDLNSFREGALKITLNVLKIMNQTDLANTLQSKLLVSVHQKKLKSNLREKFKRINEGISQHGSSALLNEIYTELYITEGWSGDVNNEHEIRQIEAASRRPATQEKPIKCSDLFKDTSIRTVLTKGIAGIGKTVSVQKFIMDWAEGKANQDVIFIFPLPFRELNLMKQKNLSLMELLHQFFPEVKDLPSLNCDTYKVLFIFDGLDECRLPLDFQNNERLCNITKSVKMDVLLTNLIKGNLLPSAHLWITTRPGAANQIPSQCVAQVTEVRGISDPQKEKYFRKRISDENLASKIISHIKSSRSLYIMCHIPVFCWISASVLERILDGAEGKEIPKTLTQMFTYFLIFQIKHKEQKYHGKSDPDPHQTRATILALGKLAFQQLKKGNLIFYEEDLTECGIDVKNTSVYSGICTQIFKKEAGLHLGQVFSFVHLSVQEFLAALYVFLTINNKNRNVQVMQNTGFFNIFRNYTNMSDFLKSAVDKALQSKNGHLDLFLRFLLGLSLESNQMLLRGLLPQTGSSSYNKEDTVRYIKEKISENPSPEKSINLFHCLNELNDDSLVQEVQKYLNRRVYVNQDGLRLSPAQWSALVFVLLNSDQELDKFDLSKYYPSHEGLLKMLPVVRESRKAELTGCNLTEESCDVLSSVVSLNSSSLKHLNLGNNKLKDSGVKLLSAGLENPHCKLEILELWNCDLTEESCEVLSSVLSLNSSSLKHLNLSKNELKDSGVKLLSAGLENPHCKLEILELNCCSITDEGFTALASVLKSNPSSRLRKLQLSDNDPGESGVKLLKDLQEDPQCNLEELHLRNTYWMIS
- the LOC134328716 gene encoding NACHT, LRR and PYD domains-containing protein 7-like isoform X2, with amino-acid sequence MEGARPDSPEPSCVTMKSDQSMVLPLNFKDGGCSTDLSVTEGTRPDSPEPSCVSMKSDESMDPSSNFKDGGCSTDLRPQKKKLNVTYRDQLESIFKELELKVINIVKNELNTFKKLLNEDYPACSEQEVKDVEDLNSFREGALKITLNVLKIMNQTDLANTLQSKLLVSVHQKKLKSNLREKFKRINEGISQHGSSALLNEIYTELYITEGWSGDVNNEHEIRQIEAASRRPATQEKPIKCSDLFKDTSIRTVLTKGIAGIGKTVSVQKFIMDWAEGKANQDVIFIFPLPFRELNLMKQKNLSLMELLHQFFPEVKDLPSLNCDTYKVLFIFDGLDECRLPLDFQNNERLCNITKSVKMDVLLTNLIKGNLLPSAHLWITTRPGAANQIPSQCVAQVTEVRGISDPQKEKYFRKRISDENLASKIISHIKSSRSLYIMCHIPVFCWISASVLERILDGAEGKEIPKTLTQMFTYFLIFQIKHKEQKYHGKSDPDPHQTRATILALGKLAFQQLKKGNLIFYEEDLTECGIDVKNTSVYSGICTQIFKKEAGLHLGQVFSFVHLSVQEFLAALYVFLTINNKNRNVQVMQNTGFFNIFRNYTNMSDFLKSAVDKALQSKNGHLDLFLRFLLGLSLESNQMLLRGLLPQTGSSSYNKEDTVRYIKEKISENPSPEKSINLFHCLNELNDDSLVQEVQKYLNRRVYVNQDGLRLSPAQWSALVFVLLNSDQELDKFDLSKYYPSHEGLLKMLPVVRESRKAELTGCNLTEESCDVLSSVVSLNSSSLKHLNLGNNKLKDSGVKLLSAGLENPHCKLEILENKIILL